From one Brachypodium distachyon strain Bd21 chromosome 4, Brachypodium_distachyon_v3.0, whole genome shotgun sequence genomic stretch:
- the LOC100827113 gene encoding protein MIZU-KUSSEI 1: MPSFIDGPSLRSLLRPSTNGRRTKISDSAGGGRGSGHGGGIFKMFKLMPMLSSGCKMVALLGRHNTARALLADHATTVTLFGHRRGRVSLAIHEDTRAPPVFLIELPMLTSALHREIASGTVKLALESDTRSARRRLVEEYVWAVFCNGRKAGYAIRRKEASDDERHVMRLLRGVSMGAGVLPAYAPGPGDKEAGGVGEGAPVAAGPDGELTYVRARVERVVGSKDSEAFYMINPNEGGVGGADGGAAGDGDAPELSIFLVRMK; encoded by the coding sequence ATGCCGTCCTTCATCGACGGCCCCAGTCTCCGGTCGCTGCTCCGGCCGTCCACCAACGGGCGGCGGACGAAGATCTCGgacagcgccggcggcggaagggGATCAGGCCATGGAGGAGGGATCTTCAAGATGTTCAAGCTGATGCCGATGCTGTCGTCCGGGTGCAAGATGGTGGCGCTGCTGGGCCGGCACAACACCGCCAGGGCGCTCCTGGCGGACCACGCCACGACGGTGACCCTGTTCGGGCACCGCAGGGGCCGCGTGAGCCTGGCCATCCACGAGGacacgcgcgcgccgcccgtgtTCCTCATCGAGCTGCCAATGCTGACGAGCGCGCTGCACAGGGAGATCGCGTCCGGGACGGTGAAGCTGGCGCTGGAGAGCGACACCCGCAGCGCCCGCCGCAGGCTCGTGGAGGAGTACGTGTGGGCCGTCTTCTGCAACGGCCGCAAGGCGGGGTACGCCATCCGACGGAAGGAGGCCTCAGACGACGAGCGGCACGTCATGCGCCTGCTCCGCGGCGTGTCCATGGGCGCCGGCGTGCTGCCGGCATACGCGCCCGGGCCAGGCGACAAGGAGGCTGGCGGCGTGGGCGAGGGCGCGCccgtggcggcggggccggaCGGGGAGCTCACGTAcgtccgcgcgcgcgtcgAGCGCGTCGTCGGGTCCAAGGACTCCGAGGCGTTCTACATGATCAACCCCAATGAGGGAGGCGTCGGCGGGGCCgacggtggcgccgccggcgacggtgaCGCGCCGGAGCTGAGCATTTTCCTAGTAAGGATGAAATAA